The stretch of DNA TGAGCATGGTCAGCATATCTAAATCAACTGCAGGATTCCTGATGTGTTGGAAAGggactttgttgttgtttgtaaTGCACTTATTTACTCAAGAAAGCTCAGCTCTGATTCAGCATCTGGTTCTCATTGAGGCTCAGCTTTTTTTAAACCGAGCTTTCCAGATGGGTTGACTGAAGCACAAGGAGGTCAAGAGACTTGTCTGAGGTCATACAGCAAGTCAGTGGCTCTGCTTGGACACAAGCCCAGAACTGTTCAAGGCTACCACTCCTTGGCTCTTAAAGAGACAATTTTATCCCCTGTGAAGTGATCTTATCACCATGAAGAAGAGATGTGATAAAAGCAGTCCCCTCAAAGCTGCAGCCTGCTTAGAGTGagttattttatttggaaaaagtcATGGTGTTCCAGTGGCTCAATGGAGCAAGTCAAACCGAAGGGGTGTGATACTGATATACAGTGTCATCCACCCCACTCTTGTATAACCCCATGTTCGTATGGGGCAGctttatgctgctgctgctgccgtccCTGGTTGTCTACTCACATCCCATCTAGCAGCACGTCATGTCGTGAAATACCCTGTCGGTTCAGCACAGGTTGAAGCCCCTTCTCAAGCCGAGGAAACTCAAGTGCACTCAGGACCTGAAGCAAAGCCCAATCACTTGTTGCGAGGGCCTGGACACGTGGGGCGCAGGCAGCACATCGCAGCTGACCGACCAGCAGATCCCATAAGCTCAGCTCTGTCCTCCTTTACCTCAGAGCGCACTCTTTAAGTTCTGCCACCGGCTGGGCTACAGCAAGCAGTTCACAGATCCCATTGCAAAGGCACACGTGCTCCAAACCAAGGAGGTGGCAGGTTGTAGGTTCTTCTGCAGAGAGCATGGCTTGGCTCTACCTTTGTTTTCCAGGGGCAGGGTAAGAAAAGCACAACAGAGGGAACATTGCCAGAAGCTACGCAGCCTAAGACAGGTAAGAGGTActaaagagctgaagaaaacatAGATGGGTCTCACATGGCATTCTGCAGAGCCCTCTGCAAACTGGATCAACCTGTAGCAGGCTCTGCTACTTAGGAACACAGAGCATTGCTCAAGTCCTTCCTATAATAAACTCAGCATCTTAAGGAGATGAAAGCTGCAGAGCACTAGGTAATGTTGCGTTGTTGCTCTAGCACTGTTCTGAGGATAAAAAAGCCAGTTTTTAAACTACTGTATTCTGTTTAATATATTAATAGGAAATGAAACCCTGAAAGTGGTGTACAAGCCAAAAGCAAGCATAGGTGTGGCCAACTTTCTTATTCTTACGATACGCATACCCAAAAATCTTTTGTGTAGCCAAGAACCACAGAATAAATACCACATAGCTCCGGGAGCCCAGAGAAGAGATAACAGTGACTCTCCACAGTTCCCAGTGTGGGATGGGGTTAGACCGTGCGTGCAGCTGAGTCCAATGACAACTCAGTGACGTCAACCTCAGCAGCTATTGCCTGCTCAGTTCCTCTCGCAGCCAGGGATGTACATTAACCAGCGGCCTTTGCGTCAACacagccttgctgctgcagcagcagaatggGAGCCACACCTGAACTGCTGGAGAGTCTCGCAGAACTCAAGACCCATGAAAGGGCCACTCCTAAGCTAGCTGGATGCACTACTCCAATACCGAAAGCCTTTCCTAACTCCCACTGAAAGGGcacatacattttcttttcacgGGTTCACAGATAAGATGTTTTGTAGGCTCCGAAAAGAGCCACAGTTTGTTGAAAACCAGGCTTGCTCCCTCTCAGGACTTCACAAGACCACACTGGTGTGACTAACTTTGTGGTATTCAAAATCTGATTCAAGACACCACTCTGGAAAGTTGGTTTTGACCAAATGTTTGAGACAAGCTGGAATGGGGCATCCAAATCAGGGATTAGTTTCACAGCAAGATAAACGACAGCCCAGTCTTCCAGATCTGAGAGACTGCCCCTTCCAAACCACAACACATTGTGAACCAGTTCACGTGTCTCCAGGGGCAGACTGCTTGCTTCTTCAGCAACAGGCTGGGAAGAGTCATCGCACACGGGACGGAGGGGCTTCTGCACAGATCTGTGCCACAAGCCAAAGGAAATCCTCcatgcagggctgggagggaagggattGGGCACGACAACAAAACGCTCCATGGGGAACGGTGCCTTGGACACCAGTATGTGGCTCAGTACTCAGTTTTCCTGACAAACAAGAATCCCTCAACCGATCCAAATGCCAAGGCCTATCCCAGGGTCGGGCTGTGGAGAACCACTGGCTGAACTATTCCGTCCTCGGGTTAagtttttgggttgggtttttttttttttttttccccgttttgttttcaaattcaaATGGCTGAAcgactcctccccccccccccccccccccttacaacTTGTTGGTCTTCCAGTTCAAACAAAGGCAGCAGAGCTCCTCCTCTGCTGGCTGCTCCGCCGGGGAGCGCAGGCCGACGCTTTTGTTTACTAACTCTCCCACACGCTTGGCCGACGGGCCGCTCGCCTGGGCCGGCAGCCCTGGCCGCCGGCCTGTGCGTGGCACCGGGAGCCCCCGCGGCACCCGCGGCTGGCGGCTCGCCCCGGGCCACGGGGCCGGCAGAGAGCCCGACCCCGGGCTGCTGTAGCGGGGCCGCCTTGGGTGGGCATTCCTGGGTGCGTTTCCAAGGGACGGACTTCAGATaggtacaccccccccccccccccccccccccaccgccggcccgccgccccgTCGCCGAGATGAACGGGGTCAAGTTACAACCAGTTCCACCACTTCGCTCCAGGGCTCCTCCACCGAGGTGGTTAACCTTCCCTTTCCTGTGAGAATCTGGCTAGAGAGAGCGGGGTCTTCGGCTATCGCTGGCGAAAAGGTCGCGCTGGGGTAAACCCCGCTCAACCACACACAACCCGTGTTAAAAAATCTCCTGGTAGCTCGTTACTCCTGCGGTTTGCTAAATGGCTTTCACAGCTCCATCTACAGTGCTGCAGGCTAATCTTCCTGTTACAGCTCCTTTAATCCTCCTGCTATTTGGAGATGAAGAGTCCCAGAATTCCCTCACCTTTCTGATGACACAGAGAGGACCAAACCTTCGCCCGGCCGCAAGCCACATTCTCTGACCAGGACAGAGATCCTCACTTACCTTTGAGAAGAATTGCAACAGATCCCACAGTTAGCGAGAGCACCAACTCACTTGGACTGAGGGTAAGCTTTCTGTCCCTCTCTGAAGTCAGCAAGAGCATCAGCTTCTTCACACGCAACCAGATACACACTCTTCTTGTTGGGCTTGCATAAAAGCAGCAAAGTGCTGCCTATCGCCAAACCTCTGCCACCTCTGACAAGCTGCATCGGCTGGGATTTCTGTTTCATCTCTACTCAACAGGGGAAGGAGGGCAAGGAAGAAAGAATCAAGGGGTTTAGAGGTGctggtttaattttgtttctttgaagagcagggtttctttttctttctttcttttttttttttttaaagaaaacaaaatcaagattCTGGAGTGTGGTTTTCAGACCTGATGGCATCTTACAGCTGTCTTTTGTTGTGAGGAAGTTAGTCACAAGTCTGAGACATTAGCTAGGACTGTCTGACAGAGGAGTTGCTAGCAAGTCTAGCATGATCTAAATATACTCCACAACATTTCAGAGAACTACCCCTAGACAACAAGGAGTGTCAGAACAGACTCCAGGCTTGTTGTCATCTCCAAGATGAGAAGCTGATATAAGCCACAGCTTATATCAAGTGTGGCCCCACTTGGGCCACAGAAGAGAAGACACTGGTGGTGAGAAGAGTGTAGAAGAGTAAAAGCTGTAACAAAAAGCAAAGGGGAGATCCCTGGGGAAAGCCTCAGTGACCCTGTTGCTGATGAACTGGAAGACCTGGAATAGCAGCAGCTAACGCAGAACAGCTACTTTCCCAGGCAGTAAGTCCAACCCCACGCATTCTCTTCCCTCCACCTGCCAATCTTTAGGAAGAGCCAGCAATCTAGCATAAGCAAAATCCATCAGGATACTCCTGCtattttattgctgctgctgcagtctgcTGTCTTAGACAACAGCCCACTTAGCTGATGCCTAGAGCCAGTCTTCTAGAACACCACTCTTGGGTAGCTAAACCCCCACCTTCCCCTCCAGAGACACCCTACCCTCTGTATGTGGAGCCGGTGGAACTGGTCGGCAATGCACTGCAACTTCCGTGCAATCTGCACCTCGGCACGCGCTTCCCGCTGACCTTCCTGAGGCTCCTCTTGGAGGTGCGGATCCAACGCAAAGCCAACTGGAGGGACGTGTAAACGGTAACCAGCATTGCCTGCAAAACAGGGATCAGAAGAGTCATTCTTCCAGCGCAAAGAAGAGCTCTTCTACTCAGTACACTTTACGGAGGAAAAGAGCTGCACATAATCCTAAATTTTTGACTCATGTTAAAGTCCAGTTCCTGAAGCCCGAACAATGACTGTATACCATAAGCATGCAGTAAAACATTTGCTCAGCTTTTAAGTAGATTTATATCGATTAAGCAGAGCATTGTGTTGCTTCCCATAATCAAATGACTGGCAGGATCTTACACTTGGTTCCTTTTGCTTGTTTATAGTTCAGCcaagagctgattttttttttttttaatgacaattttgCAGTTTTACAAGATCTCTGCCTCAAGTTGTCTCCCATTAAAGGTTGCTGTATCTTTTCCATCAGACTTTTCTCAGTTCTCTGGCATTTAGTGGGACTGATTTGAATTAAAGCTGAATCGGATACACAAAGCTGAGTGGAGTCCCATCAGTTACTAGTAAAGTACTGGATGGACGTGCTACTTATTCAACAACCTTAACTCCAGTAAAGAGCCTAAAAGCTGTCCCACCAAAGTGTAAATTTTTGCATTTCCCTCTCTCCACTGAAGGCTTCTATGAGTCTTCCCTATGTGGATGAGACAGCACTAGAAGTTAAAAAATGTGGGCAAATCGTAGGATACGAGGTATGGTGAGCACTTAAACATCTAGCAGTAAATAAAACATGACAGAAtaatgccaaaaagaaaaagagtgggAGTATCAAGGACAGCCGAAGCAATGAGCAAGTGCCTGGTTCCTGCAGTGGACAAGTAAGGGTAAGAAAATTCAAGCTGTCTTTCCTGAGGTTGTAGGACCAAGGCAAAATAATTTCAGTCCTTTAATAAAATGCCCTAATGAAAGAAACCTTGCTTGATTGGGGAAGGGCTAAAGGGACAGTTTCCTTGCTGCAAAGCTGGTGACACTGGAGTGCTCTTACCATAGAAGAGTCTCCGGGGCTCTTCAGTGACTCCACAAGGCAACATAACATCCTGACTGGAAGAGGACGGGCTGAGTGTTTGAGTTgccttgtcctgctgctcagGATGCCTGATACCGGGACCACAGCAGTGTGTGAGGGGGAATAGTTGAAACCTCCCCAGAAGGCAGCTGTAGGACTGGTTCTGTGTGAAAATGCCAGTTGCAGTCATCTCACCAGGCTGACCTGCAAGTCCAAAGTCATCAGAGTGAAACACGTCATCGTCCAGCCCATCCAGGCTAGAATAGTCCTCTTCCAGGTAGCTGGGGCGATCCATTGCTCCTGCAATAAAGGGACATTTGAGGAAACAGCTAAGACACAACAAGAACATTGTCCAGGAGAGAATGCCTTCTACTCCAACAGTAAAACACAGTTCTTTCTTCcacgcctgcctgcctccctccctcccaatgCTGCCCATCTGCATGGGCAGGAGAGGCGAGTGACTCAGTGGTGAAGGTCAGGGCTCTGTGGAAAGTCCTAGAGTACTGGGCCGGAGAGAGGCAAAGATCACACGTGTCTAAGGGTCCACCCACGGCTCCAATTCCACAACCGGTCACAAGGAGAGAGAGCCAACCCCCAACCTCGGCATGTAGAAACTGAAAAGACATTGTTTTAAAAGCAGCCCCAATCCTTCAAATCGCCCTGTGCCAGTCAGCTTCTTTGGGGTCTGCTTTGCTTTGACCTCCCGTATTTGAACTTTATGGTATGCCCCATTCACTTTTTCCCATCTGTTACTTATTGATGAAGAAAAGTTCTTGTAATCACAAGGCTGCAAGGCCAGACTTTTAAGAAACCCCAGTGGTTGCAAAACTCAAGAGCTGGCAAAGCCATCTTTGTGAAGCTCTCCATAACTTTTCCCTGTAAGGGCCAACTTTCCTTTCAACTTCTCATTTCTTCCGTCAGCTCAACTTAAGACATGTCCCAAACTTGGCAACACAGTCACTTCATTACCCCTCTTACCCTCAAGCCTACATGCACTCTCAGCGCATTAGTTCACCCTACtactaaataaaaaaacattGCTGGTGTCAGTGCTTAAAGCAGGAGTTCTGTAGCTGCCATAGTAAACACTCCTGAGCTCTGTTGCAGCATGAAGTTGGACAAAgatggtgggaaaaaaaaccccaataaacccTAAATCACTGTTTCAGAGCTCTTTGCAAAACATATAGTAAATAGAAGCAGATTTACCAAAAAAACACACAAGTCCCTTTACTGTTACCTGTGCATCTAACCCAATTGGAAGACAGTCTCCTAAGAGATCCATCTCCAGGATTTCCACCCAGTTCCAAACAAGGCAGTGAAATTCAACTCTTCATGTCTCTTCCTTTGCTCTGGTTTGCGAAGCATTTAACAGAATGGAAGACTAGCAAGAGGAATTTCAGGCCTGAAGGAgacattaataataattttataagGACGTGTTCAGTGCTCCCCATGGTGCTCCCATCTCCCCCCAGGTGAGCAGCACTCACAACACCAACATGCTGGAGGAGACAAAGGGACGGAGCAGTGCAAGAACTGTCTGTGCAGGGCTTTAACTCCAGGGCACTACCATTATTTAAGTTGTTGCATCTCAGCGGTTCACTCAGCCCAGCCACAACTCCCGAAGAAGATTTTGCAGAGCGGCACACGTACCAGCCCCACAGCTGGTCCAGCTCTGCTGGATGACAGCAGTGCTGTCTTGGCACAGCACTCGTTCTCATCCATGGCTTAAAGTAGCACACTGAAAGGGCTTACAGGTCCCGAGAGGCCGGCATAGACGatctcctgccagccctgctgctggatcGCCATCACCTGACAGAAAGGCAGGGCGATAAGGTATTTTGTCTTTGCAGCAAGATTTGCCAGATCCCATCCGCCAGAGCCCCACTGGGACGCGGGCATTCCGCGCAAGAAAGTGCAACACAGGCACAAAGCTAGCCGGCTAGACCAGACCCTGAACAAAAGAGGGTTTAGAACGCAAGAAGTTTTACTCGACCTCCTGCGATACGGTCCGACTTTGTTGCAGAGCTCTTAGGAAACGCTGAAGAGAGAATGCCGAAGCGGCGTCAAGGATAACTCATCCTACGACTCTTCCGCGGTCTCAAAACGCAAAACTCGCGCTGGGAGCCGCCggctccgggcgccgccggcgctCGGCTGGGAGAGACGCTGAAGAGCTCGGGCAGCGGGGGCTCTGCCCGACGGCGGGCGCGGGAGCCCGCCCCTCTCCAGCGCCCT from Accipiter gentilis chromosome 22, bAccGen1.1, whole genome shotgun sequence encodes:
- the BMF gene encoding bcl-2-modifying factor isoform X1, with the protein product MDRPSYLEEDYSSLDGLDDDVFHSDDFGLAGQPGEMTATGIFTQNQSYSCLLGRFQLFPLTHCCGPGIRHPEQQDKATQTLSPSSSSQDVMLPCGVTEEPRRLFYGNAGYRLHVPPVGFALDPHLQEEPQEGQREARAEVQIARKLQCIADQFHRLHIQRHQQNRNQVWWQLFLFLHNLALNAEANRNHTGQR
- the BMF gene encoding bcl-2-modifying factor isoform X2 → MDRPSYLEEDYSSLDGLDDDVFHSDDFGLAGNAGYRLHVPPVGFALDPHLQEEPQEGQREARAEVQIARKLQCIADQFHRLHIQRHQQNRNQVWWQLFLFLHNLALNAEANRNHTGQR